The nucleotide sequence GGTGGCGCGCCCGGAGGACATCTATGCGCGGCCGGCCTCGGTCGCGGTTGCCAGGCTGTTCGGCGATCCCAGCATCAATCTGTCGGAGGTCACGCCCGTGGCCGGGCAGGGCAGCCTGATCGCCGCCGTCGCCGGCACGCAGGTCCGGCTCGATGCCGATGAGCTGCCATCCGATGCGCGCGAGCGCTGCTGGCTCGGCGTTCGGCCCGACGATGTCGTGGTGACGCGACATGGTGGCGAGAACGCGATCCCCGCGCGGATCGTCGCGGTGACGCCGCTCCATGAGCGCGCAGTGGTGCTGCTGCGTTTCGCCGACGGCGGTGAATGGCTGGCGGCGTTGGCTCCGGAGGCGTTGCAGGCTGAAGCCGACGAGGATGTGTACGTGCGGTTCGCGCCTGACGCGGCGCTGCTGTTCGACCACGCGACGGGCGAGCGCATCGGTCTGCCGTCGCGGCGGCAGGCGGCGTGAGGATCTGAACTTTAAGAGTTTGACATGGGCATGCTCGAAATCCGCAACGTCGACAAGGTCTATCACACCAGGGGCAAGCCGGACGTCCATGCCGTGCGCGCGCTCGACATGGACATCCGGTCGGGCGAGATCGTCGCGCTGCTCGGCTCCTCCGGCTGCGGCAAGACCTCGACCTTGCGCATGATCGCCGGCTTCGAGAGCGTGAGCTCGGGCTCGATCGCGCTGGCGCAGCGGCCGATCCACGATCTGCCGCCGGCGAAGCGGCGCGTGGCGATGGCGTTCGAGGGCTACTCGCTGTATCCGCCGCTGACGGTGCGCGAGAACATCGCGTTCGCGCTGAAGGCGCAGCAGTTGTCGCGGGCCGAGATCGCGCAGCGCGTCGACGACATCGCGCGCCTGGTCGAGATCGAGGACATTCTCGATCATCATCCGCGCGCGCTGTCCGGCGGACAGCAGCAGCGCGTCTCGCTGGCGCGCGCTCTGGTGCGCGATGCCGATCTCTATCTGCTGGACGAGCCGATGGGCCAGCTGGAGCCGCAGCTCCGCGCGGTGCTGCGCGGCCGCATCAAGGGCTTGCTGGCGGAGCGCGGGATGACCGCGATCTTCGTGACCCATGACCAGACCGAGGCGAGCGCGCTCGCCGACCGCATCGCGGTCATGGAGGACGGCGTATTGCAGCAGTTCGCTGGGGAGCGCGAGCTGAAGAACCGTCCGGCCAATCTGTTCGTCGCGAGCTTCATCGGCGAGCCGCCGATGAATCTGCTGGAGACGAATGTGGCGCAAGAGGAGGGCGGATTCCGGCTGTCGGCCGGCTCCGACGTTTCTTTCCACATTTCCCGACAGACGCTGGATGTGTCCGCGCAGCAGGCGCTGGTGCAGGTCGATCGCATCAAGGTCGGCATCCGGCCGCAACGGATCGCGATCGGCAGCGGTGAGGCGCGGCTGCGCGTCGTCTCCAACCAGTGGCTCGGCGATCAGGCGCATATTGCAGGCGAGTGCGCCGGTCATCTGCTGGTCGCCGTTACCTCCAGCAAGGTGGCCGCGCGACCGGGCGATGTCGTGCCCTGCGCATTGGAGGCGCGCCATCTCCACATCTTCGGTCGCGACGGCGTCTGCGTCCGCCATGCGGAGGCCCGCTGAGCATGGCGTCATCGGCCACCCGCGATGTGATCATCGGCATCGACGCCGGGACGTCGGTGATCAAGGCGGTCGCGTTCGCGCGGGATGGTCGCCAGCTTGGCGACTTCGCAATTCCCAACAGCTATACGGCGCTGCCGGGTGGCCGCGTCGAGCAGGACATGGAGAGGACCTGGAGCGACACCGTCGCGGCTCTGCGCGGGCTCGGTGCTGCGCTGCCCGATCTGGCAGGCCGCGTCGCTGCGATCGCGGTGACCGGGCAGGGCGACGGCACCTGGCTGATCGATGCTGAGGGCGAGCCGGTCGCGCCCGCTCTGCTGTGGCTCGACTCGCGTGCGGCAGGCTTCGTCGAGTCCTTTCGATCAGGCGAGCGCAACGCGGCGCATTATCAGCGGACGGGATCGGGGCTCAACGCCTGCCAGCAGGGTCCGCAGCTCGCCTGGCTGCAGGCGCATTCCGCCGAGATCCTGGACCGCGCCAGCACGGTGTTCCACTGCAAGGACTGGCTCTACTTCCAGCTCACCGGGGCGCGCGCCACCGACCCGTCGGAGGCCGCGTTCTCCTGCGGCGATTTCCGCGGGCGCTGCTTCGACGGCGAGGCCGCTGATCTGATCGGCATTTCCCAGTCGGCGCGGTTGTTTCCGGAGGTCGTCGATGGCGTCGTCACGACACATCCGCTGTCGCAGATGGCGGCGGCGGAGACGGGCCTGCCCGCGGGCATACCGGTATCGCTCGGCTATGTCGACGTGATCTGCAATGCGCTCGGCGGCGGGCTGTATGATCCCAGTCCTGATGTCGGCTGCACCATCATCGGCTCGACCGGCATGCACATGCGGCTGGCGCGTTCGGCCGACGCGGTCAAGCTCAATGCCGAGGCGACCGGCTATACGATGCCGTTCCCGGCGCCGGGTCACTACGCGCAGATGCAGTCGACCATGGCCGCGACCTTGAACATCGACTGGCTGCTCGACGTCGCTCGCGGCGTGCTCGCGATGGAGGGCATCGCGCGGTCGCGCAACGACCTGATCCGGCGCCTGGACGAGCGCGTGCTCGCCGCGAAGGCGGGCGAGCTGCTGTACCATCCTTTCATCTCCGATGCCGGTGAGCGCGGCCCCTTCGTGTCGCATGAGGCGTCGGCGCAGCTGATCGGCCTGCGCACGCGACACGGCTATTGGGACCTGATGCGGGCGGTGATGGAGGGGCTGGCCTTCGCCGCGCGCGACTGCTACGCGGCGATGGGATCGCTGCCGACCGAGGTCCGTCTGACCGGCGGCGCTGCGCGCAGCCGCGCGCTCGGCGCCATTCTCGGTGCCGCACTCGGCAGCACGATCAGGGTCTGCCGCCGCGAGGAGGCGGGCGCATCGGGCGCGGCCATGATCGCAGCGGTCGCGACCGGACTTTATTCCAACATGATGGACTGCGCGGAGGAGTGGGTGAGGCCCTATTTGGACGAGCCGCAAGCGCCGGATATGGCGCTGGCCGAACGCTATCAGCAACTGTTTCCGGCCTATGTCGATGCGCGCCTCGCGGCGCGGCCAGTGTGGAAGCAGCTCTGGGCACAGCGCACGGGGGCCAATCATGTCTAGCTCCATCGCCATCATCGGTGACCGCTTCATGCTGCCCTCGGTGTTTGCCGAACGCATCACCGCAACCTGCGGCGACGGTCTCGACATCCGGACGCTCGAGCAGCCCTGGCCGGATGAGCCGATGGAGCACGGCTATGCCGGCTCCAAGCTCGATGGCCTCAAGGAGTTCATGGGCGATCCCGACGAGCTCGCGGCGTTCATCGGCGAGGCGCCGCTGCTGGTGACGCATCTCGCCCCGATCTCGCGGGCGATGCTGCAGCGGCTGCCCCGTCTGAAGTTCATCGCGGTGTCGCGCGGCGGCCCGGTCAATGTCGACATGCAGGCGGCTCGCGATCACGGCGTGCTCTTGGTCAATACGCCCGGACGCAACGCCAGCGCGGTGGCCGAATTCACCATCGGCGCCATGCTCGCTGAGACGCGGCTGATCCGCAGCGGTCACGAGTCGCTGCGCGGCGGCGACTGGCGCGGCGATCTCTACCGTGCCGACCGGACCGGACGCGAGCTCGGCGAGATGACTGTCGGCATCGTCGGCTATGGTGCGATCGGCACCCGCGTCGTCAAGCTGCTCAAGGCGTTCGGCTGCAAGATCCTGGTGACCGACCCCTACGTGCAGCTCAGCGCCCAGGATCGCAATGACGGCGTCGAGCATGTCGCGCTCGCCGAGCTGCTGACGCGCGCGGATGTCATCAGCCTGCATGCCCGCGTCACCGCGGAGACCACCGGCTTCATCGATCGCGACGCGCTGGACAAGGTCAAGCCGGGCGCGATCCTGATCAATACGGCGCGTGGGCCGCTGGTCGACTATCAGGCGCTCTATGACGCGCTCAGCTCGCAACGGCTCGCGGGGGCGATGCTCGACACTTTCGCGGTCGAGCCGGTGCCGCCGGACTGGCCGCTGCTGCAGCTTCCCAATGTCACCCTGACGCCGCACATCGCCGGCGCCTCGGTGCGTACCGTCACCTTTGCCGCCGATCAAGCGGCCGAAGAGGTTCGCCGCTATCTCGCCGGCGAGCCGCCGCTCAATCCCTGCTGATGAAAGGTTTTGCAATGAATCGCGAGGAACGACTGATCCGCGAGAACATCATCGCCAAGTGCCGGTGGATGAATGCGTCGGGTCTGAACCAGGGCACGTCGGGCAACATCTCCGCCCGCTACAAGGACCGCATGCTGATCACGCCGTCGGCGACGCCCTACGATTCGATGAAGCCGGAGATGATCGCCTCGATGCCGCTCGAGGGGGAGTACGGCTCCTGGGACGGGCCGCTGAAGCCCTCAACCGAATGGCGCTTTCATCTGGACATCATGCGGGGACGCCCGGATGTCGGCGGCGTCGTGCACACGCATTCGACCTACGCGACAGTGCTGGCGATCGCGCGCAAGTCGATCCCGGCCTGCCACTACATGATGGCAGCGTTCGGCGGCATGGACATCCGCTGCGCCGGCTACGCGCGCTTCGGCACGGCTGAATTGTCCGAACTGGCGCTCGAGGCGCTGGAGGGCCGCAACGGCTGCCTGCTGGCCAATCACGGCATGATCGCGGTCGGCGCCAATCTCGACAAGGCGATGTGGCTGGCAGTCGAGCTCGAGACCATCGCCAAGCAATATTATCTGTCGCTCGCGCTCGGCCAGCCGCACATCCTGGGTGACGCCGAGATCGCCGAGACGGCGCAGGGGTTCTCGACCTACGGTCTGCAAGACCCCAAGGCGAGCATGAAGGCGAAGACGAAGGCCAAGCCGGCCAAGAAGACTGCAAAGGCGCCGGCCAAGGCGGCCACCCGGACGCGCGCGGCAGCCGCTGACCGCAAGCCCGAGACGAAGCACAGCGGCAAGCGATGAACGCGCCGGTCTCACGCAGCGGATCCGATTACGGTGTGTTGGACCTCGCCGTGATCGGCGGCGGCATCAATGGCGCTGGTATCGCCCGTGATGCCGCCGGCCGCGGCCTGAAGGTGCTGTTGTGCGAGAAGGACGATTTCGCGCAAGGCACCTCGTCGCGCTCGGGCAAGCTGATCCATGGCGGCCTGCGTTATCTCGAATATTACGAGTTTCGCCTGGTCCGAGAGGCGCTGATCGAGCGCGAGGTGCTGCTGGCCTCGGCCCCGCACATCATCTGGCCGATGCGCTTCGTGCTGCCGCATTCGCCGGAGCAGCGCCCGGCCTGGCTGGTGCGCACCGGGCTGTTCCTCTACGATCATCTCGGCGGCCGCAAACAATTGCCGGCGAGCCGCAACGTCGACCTCGCGCACGAGCCGGAAGGCGCGCCATTGCGCCCAGAGTTTCGGCGCGGCTTCGAATATTCGGACTGCTGGGTCGACGATGCCCGGCTGGTGATCCTCAATCTCGTCGATGCCGCACGCAACGGCGCCGTCATCCTGCCGCGCACCCGCGCGGTGAGCGCGCGCCGCGAGGGCGAGTGTTGGCGGCTGGAGATGCGCTCCGAGAGCGGCGAGCTGCGCACCGTGCGCGCGAAGGCGCTGGTCAATGCGGCAGGTCCCTGGGTGCAGGACGTGGTGCAGGGCGTCGCCGGCCTCAACTCGGCGCATCATGTGCGGCTCGTGAAGGGCAGCCATCTGGTGGTGCCGAAATTCTGGAGCGGCTCCCAGGCCTATCTGCTGCAGAACACCGATCGCCGCGTCATCTTCGTCAACCCCTATGAGAATGATCTGGCACTGATCGGCACCACCGACATCGTGCATGACGGCCGCGCCGAGGACGTCGCGATCGACGGCGGCGAGATCGACTATCTGCTGGCAGTGCTCGATCGCTACTTCCGCGCAGCGCCCGGCAAGGCGGACATCCTCCACGCCTTCTCCGGCGTGCGGCCGCTCTACGACGACAACGCCGACAATCCCTCGGCCGTGACGCGGGACTATGTGTTCGAGGTGCACGGCACGGCGGAGCAGCCGCCGCTGCTGTCGATCTTCGGCGGCAAGATCACGACCTTCCGCAAGCTCGCCGAGCATGCGCTGGAGCGGCTCGGTCCATGGTTTCCGCAGATGGGACCGGCCTGGACGGCCGGCGCCTGTCTGCCGGGCGGCGATCTCGGCGTCTCGTTCGAGCAGTTTCTTGCCGATCTTGCCGCGGAGTATCAGGCCTTGCCGCGCGAGGCGGTGGCGCATTATGCGCGGCTCTATGGCAGTTGCGCGCGTGATCTGCTCGGGCCGGCGCGCACGCGCGACGATCTCGGCCGTCATTTCGGCGGCACGTTCTATGAGCGCGAGCTGGCTTACCTGCGCGAGCGGGAATGGGCACAGACGGCGGCCGACGTGCTGGATCGGCGCACCAAGCACGGACTGCATCTCAGCCGCGCCGAGCGCGCGGCTTTCGAGGCGCAGCTCTGATTGCTAAGTCGCAGGCGGCCGGTGAACCCGCCGCCGATCACGGCGACATCGTAGTGCCCCTCCACGGGCCCGGTGTGGCCGCCTGCAAACGCGGCCGCGGTATCGCGCCAGTAGGAGACATATTTCATCGCGGGCACTCTGCTTAGAGACCGAACACGCCGGGCAGCTCGGAGACGTCCTTGATCTCGGTGTAGCCGTAATAGGGATTGGCCGGCTCATGACCGCGGTTGACCCAGACCTTGCTTTCGATGCCGAGATCGTGCGCGGTCATCAGATCGTAGCGAAACGAGGAGGAGCAGTGCGTGATGTCCTCCGGGCCGCAGCCGAGCATGTCGAACATGTATTCGAAGCCGCGCATCCGCGGCTTGTAGGACTGCGCCTGCTCGGCGGTGAACACGGCATGGAAGGGGGCGCCGAGCTTGGCGACGTTGAAGGGGATCTGCACGTTCATGGCGTTGGAGAGAATGACCAGCGGAATCTCCTTGGCCACCTTGGCGAGCCCCGCCGGCACGTCCGGATGCGGTCCCCAGGTCGGCACGCGCTGATAGACCATGTCGGCGTCCTCCGGCTTGAAGGCGATGCCGATCTTGCGGCAGCTGCGCGCCAGCGCATTGCTGACGACCTCGGCATAGGGCTTCCAGGCGCCGAGGACTTCGTCGAGGCGGTAGGCCGAGAAGACCTTCACGAATTCGGTCATCGCCGGCTCGGGGAGCGTTGCGCTGTAGAGATCGCGCGCGGCCTCCGCCATCTGGAAATTGGTCAGCGTACCGTAGCAGTCGAAGGTCACGTATTTCGGGCGAAAGCGGCTCATCGGTCCTCACGTGGTCATGGTCTCTGCCGCCGATGATAGTCCGCGACGCCAGCATAAGATGCGGCTTTGCCCCGCTTCTGCGGCGGAAGATGTTGTCCGCGTCATCCCCTTCAGACGATTTGCCGGCGGCCGCTCGCCCAAAGTCCGATGGACATGGGAGTGCATCATCAGGCAGCGCTCCCCGACATCCTTCGCCTTATACATTTGCCTTGGCCAGCCAGGCGTTCGGCTGGACCGGAGATCATCATGCTCAGCAACTCGCTCATCGAACTCGATCGCGCCCATCTGGTGCACCCCGTCGCATCCTATAGGGGACACGAGGCCTCGGGCGCGCGGGTCCTCGCTTCGGCCAAGGGCGCCGTCGTCACCGACGCCTCCGGCCACCAGCTGGTCGATGGTTTCGCCGGCCTGTGGTGCGTCAATGCCGGCTATGGCCATGACAGCATCGTCGAGGCTGCGGCGCGGCAGATGCGCGAGCTGCCTTATGCCACCGGCTATTTCAGCCTCGCCTCGGAGCCCGCCATCCGGCTCGCCGCGGCGCTGGCGGAGCGTGCGCCGGGCGATCTCAACCACGTCTACTTCACGCTGGGCGGCTCGGACGCCGTCGACAGCACGGTCCGCTTCATCCACTATTATTGGCATGCGAAGGGACAGAAGCAGCGCGACCAGTTCATCACCTTGCAGCAGGGCTATCACGGGTCCTCGACGGTCGGCGCCGGGCTGACGGCGTTGCCCGCCTTCCACGCCAATTTCGGCGTGCCGTTGAACTGGCAGCACAAGATCCCGTCGCATTACACCTATCGCAATCCGGTCGGCAGCAATACCGAAGCGATCATTGCGGCGTCGCTCGCTGCGCTCGAGGCCAAAATCGCCGAGGTGGGCGGGCCCGAGCGGGTGGCGGCATTTTATGCCGAGCCGATCCAGGGCTCGGGTGGCGTGCTGGTGCCGCCCAAGGGCTGGATGAAGGCGATGCGCGAGCGCTGCCGGCAGCACGGCATCCTGTTCGTCGCCGACGAGGTGATCACCGGGTTCGGTCGCACCGGTCCGTTGTTCGCCTGCAGCGATGACGATATCGTCCCCGACTTCATGACGGTCGCCAAGGGTCTGACCTCGGGCTATGTCCCGATGGGCGCGGCGCTGATGTCCGATCATGTCTATGGCGTGATCGCCGACGGGGCGGGGATGTCGGCGGTGGGGCACGGCTATACCTATTCGGCGCATCCGGTGAGCGCGGCCGTCGGCCTTGCCGTGCTCGATCTCTATGAAAGCGGTCTGCTGGAGAACGGCCGGCGCGCCGGTGCGCGGCTGATGGCCGGCTTGAGGACGCTGCAGGATCATCCGCTGGTTGGTGAGGTCCGCGGCCGCGGTCTGCTGGCGGCGATCGAGCTCGTCGTCGACAAGGAGCGCAAGACGCCGCTGCCGGCCAGCGCCGAGCCGGCGCGCCGCATCTTCGATCGCGCCTGGGCGAATGGGCTGGTCATCCGCGCCTTCCCGACGGGGGTGCTCGGCTATGCCCCGCCGCTGTGCTGCACCGACGCCGATATCGATGCCATCATCGAGCGGACCGCGCGGACGCTCGACGAGACCCTGGCCGATCCGGACGTCCGCCAAGCGATGATGTGAAAGGTCTGGCGTGAAAGCGGGCAAGGAGGGCCTTTCCGGACAGCTCGGCAGCGATGGCCCGTCTGGCCAAGCGCTACAAGCTGATCGCGATGACCAATGCGCCTCGATCCGCCTGATGCAGGCGCGCGCTCGAGCTGCTGCCGGCCCTGAAGCAGAGCCAGGTGACGGCGACCTGGGCGGGCTATATCGATTCCACACCGGACGGCGGGCCCGCCATCGGCGAGCTCGCCGCGCTGCCCGGCCTGATCGTCGCTGCCGGCTTCAGCGGCTATTGTTTCGGGATTGGTCCGGGCGCCGGCCCTCTCATCGCGGACCTCGTCACCGCTGCAACGTCGATCGTCGATCACCGGGCCTATGCACCCGAGCGCTTTGCCAAGCGCGGCGCGACGAAGGTCGCGGAGTTCTGACGGAGTCATAGGCTAGGTCCATCTCCTCTCGAACCCGCCGGCGCGCTCGCCTGGTCGGGTTCTGGTTGCCGGTTGATCGAAACGCGATCCGTCAGGCCACGATGGTCCGGCCTCGCGGCGCCTGATGCGTCCGAGCTGTGCGATCTCTCCACCCTCTGCAGATAGAGGGCGCAGGGAATGCCGGGTGCTGGCCGCACCCATGGCCCGCCAGCGAAAGAAAATGCTGGCGGCAGTCACCACAGGTTCAGCCGAGGCATCCCGGCATTCCCCGCGCGATGGTTTGAGCGGCTTATACGTCCTCTCCCCGGGGACCGGCTGTCTTGCCCCCGTCACCCGCGCAACGCCAGAGCGTTGCCGCGTGCTTGGCCTCAGCGTCGGGAGGCCAGGACCCTACGATTTCGCCGGCGCATCGGGCTCGTTCGTCCGCATGACAGGTCACGCTGCGATCCAATGCACCCACCGCATCCCGCACCCACGTTTCGTGACGACCGCGAAGCGCCCCTCGGCGGGACGGGATGCGCCTAGACAACCATGATTTTCGAAAAAACGAAAGAAGAATATTTTTCGCGAGAGGACTGGACAGGGGTGATCGGCTTGAGGCGGTGAGAGAAATCAGATTCTTGGCGCAGGGGTGCCAGAGGTCTTGATGTCGGCCGCGCGCCTGGCCTGCGCTTGTCTTGATGAGTATGTCCGGTCAAGCTCAGCAAACGAACGTCTTTGGCGCCGATCGAAAGGGTCGAGGAGGGCGAATTGCGGACATGACGAGGCAGTCCAATTAAGTCATGATTGCCCAGGCGCGGACCTAATGAGACAAGCGCCAAATGCGGGGAACTGACCATGGATTTTATGGGGATTTCAGTTGGTATTCTTGCGCTGGTCTGTGCGCTTGTTCTACTGTTCGGTGCCCGGGGGGCGCGCAAACTACTGGGCTGGAGCTTTGGCGTACTGATATTCTGCGCAATCGGTCTGAGCGCTGTAGCATGGATTCGGTCGTCGTATGAAATGCGTACCCAAACAGCGGCCGCATCGATTTCCGGAACTGCGTCACCGGCGACTCCGATTAGCATTATCGCCCCTTTGCCAACTGGTTTTGTGTTGGACAACACGCCTGACCTTGCTGACAAAATAAGGGTGACGGGACCGGACAAAAGAATTTTTGTTTTCTCGGTCGGGACAGAAAAGACTGCAATTGAAAGTTTCATGCGAAGTCAGTACGGCGTTCAGGGGAGCAGG is from Bradyrhizobium sp. ORS 285 and encodes:
- a CDS encoding ABC transporter ATP-binding protein: MLEIRNVDKVYHTRGKPDVHAVRALDMDIRSGEIVALLGSSGCGKTSTLRMIAGFESVSSGSIALAQRPIHDLPPAKRRVAMAFEGYSLYPPLTVRENIAFALKAQQLSRAEIAQRVDDIARLVEIEDILDHHPRALSGGQQQRVSLARALVRDADLYLLDEPMGQLEPQLRAVLRGRIKGLLAERGMTAIFVTHDQTEASALADRIAVMEDGVLQQFAGERELKNRPANLFVASFIGEPPMNLLETNVAQEEGGFRLSAGSDVSFHISRQTLDVSAQQALVQVDRIKVGIRPQRIAIGSGEARLRVVSNQWLGDQAHIAGECAGHLLVAVTSSKVAARPGDVVPCALEARHLHIFGRDGVCVRHAEAR
- a CDS encoding FGGY-family carbohydrate kinase, producing the protein MASSATRDVIIGIDAGTSVIKAVAFARDGRQLGDFAIPNSYTALPGGRVEQDMERTWSDTVAALRGLGAALPDLAGRVAAIAVTGQGDGTWLIDAEGEPVAPALLWLDSRAAGFVESFRSGERNAAHYQRTGSGLNACQQGPQLAWLQAHSAEILDRASTVFHCKDWLYFQLTGARATDPSEAAFSCGDFRGRCFDGEAADLIGISQSARLFPEVVDGVVTTHPLSQMAAAETGLPAGIPVSLGYVDVICNALGGGLYDPSPDVGCTIIGSTGMHMRLARSADAVKLNAEATGYTMPFPAPGHYAQMQSTMAATLNIDWLLDVARGVLAMEGIARSRNDLIRRLDERVLAAKAGELLYHPFISDAGERGPFVSHEASAQLIGLRTRHGYWDLMRAVMEGLAFAARDCYAAMGSLPTEVRLTGGAARSRALGAILGAALGSTIRVCRREEAGASGAAMIAAVATGLYSNMMDCAEEWVRPYLDEPQAPDMALAERYQQLFPAYVDARLAARPVWKQLWAQRTGANHV
- a CDS encoding 2-hydroxyacid dehydrogenase; translated protein: MSSSIAIIGDRFMLPSVFAERITATCGDGLDIRTLEQPWPDEPMEHGYAGSKLDGLKEFMGDPDELAAFIGEAPLLVTHLAPISRAMLQRLPRLKFIAVSRGGPVNVDMQAARDHGVLLVNTPGRNASAVAEFTIGAMLAETRLIRSGHESLRGGDWRGDLYRADRTGRELGEMTVGIVGYGAIGTRVVKLLKAFGCKILVTDPYVQLSAQDRNDGVEHVALAELLTRADVISLHARVTAETTGFIDRDALDKVKPGAILINTARGPLVDYQALYDALSSQRLAGAMLDTFAVEPVPPDWPLLQLPNVTLTPHIAGASVRTVTFAADQAAEEVRRYLAGEPPLNPC
- a CDS encoding class II aldolase/adducin family protein; its protein translation is MNREERLIRENIIAKCRWMNASGLNQGTSGNISARYKDRMLITPSATPYDSMKPEMIASMPLEGEYGSWDGPLKPSTEWRFHLDIMRGRPDVGGVVHTHSTYATVLAIARKSIPACHYMMAAFGGMDIRCAGYARFGTAELSELALEALEGRNGCLLANHGMIAVGANLDKAMWLAVELETIAKQYYLSLALGQPHILGDAEIAETAQGFSTYGLQDPKASMKAKTKAKPAKKTAKAPAKAATRTRAAAADRKPETKHSGKR
- a CDS encoding glycerol-3-phosphate dehydrogenase; its protein translation is MNAPVSRSGSDYGVLDLAVIGGGINGAGIARDAAGRGLKVLLCEKDDFAQGTSSRSGKLIHGGLRYLEYYEFRLVREALIEREVLLASAPHIIWPMRFVLPHSPEQRPAWLVRTGLFLYDHLGGRKQLPASRNVDLAHEPEGAPLRPEFRRGFEYSDCWVDDARLVILNLVDAARNGAVILPRTRAVSARREGECWRLEMRSESGELRTVRAKALVNAAGPWVQDVVQGVAGLNSAHHVRLVKGSHLVVPKFWSGSQAYLLQNTDRRVIFVNPYENDLALIGTTDIVHDGRAEDVAIDGGEIDYLLAVLDRYFRAAPGKADILHAFSGVRPLYDDNADNPSAVTRDYVFEVHGTAEQPPLLSIFGGKITTFRKLAEHALERLGPWFPQMGPAWTAGACLPGGDLGVSFEQFLADLAAEYQALPREAVAHYARLYGSCARDLLGPARTRDDLGRHFGGTFYERELAYLREREWAQTAADVLDRRTKHGLHLSRAERAAFEAQL
- a CDS encoding haloacid dehalogenase type II, which gives rise to MSRFRPKYVTFDCYGTLTNFQMAEAARDLYSATLPEPAMTEFVKVFSAYRLDEVLGAWKPYAEVVSNALARSCRKIGIAFKPEDADMVYQRVPTWGPHPDVPAGLAKVAKEIPLVILSNAMNVQIPFNVAKLGAPFHAVFTAEQAQSYKPRMRGFEYMFDMLGCGPEDITHCSSSFRYDLMTAHDLGIESKVWVNRGHEPANPYYGYTEIKDVSELPGVFGL
- a CDS encoding aspartate aminotransferase family protein, translating into MLSNSLIELDRAHLVHPVASYRGHEASGARVLASAKGAVVTDASGHQLVDGFAGLWCVNAGYGHDSIVEAAARQMRELPYATGYFSLASEPAIRLAAALAERAPGDLNHVYFTLGGSDAVDSTVRFIHYYWHAKGQKQRDQFITLQQGYHGSSTVGAGLTALPAFHANFGVPLNWQHKIPSHYTYRNPVGSNTEAIIAASLAALEAKIAEVGGPERVAAFYAEPIQGSGGVLVPPKGWMKAMRERCRQHGILFVADEVITGFGRTGPLFACSDDDIVPDFMTVAKGLTSGYVPMGAALMSDHVYGVIADGAGMSAVGHGYTYSAHPVSAAVGLAVLDLYESGLLENGRRAGARLMAGLRTLQDHPLVGEVRGRGLLAAIELVVDKERKTPLPASAEPARRIFDRAWANGLVIRAFPTGVLGYAPPLCCTDADIDAIIERTARTLDETLADPDVRQAMM